The following coding sequences lie in one Labrus bergylta chromosome 13, fLabBer1.1, whole genome shotgun sequence genomic window:
- the zmp:0000001200 gene encoding dedicator of cytokinesis protein 9 isoform X7, producing MGCTTSTVVFDGLRTVLERNCSGYICKGAAEPIGPSEAERALSRRESRALPTPRVLKVKPKVIEPLDYENVLVQRKTQILSDVLREMLQFPLEDFEISTLRRQGRTIHPTVPDNAEREAQSLFVQECIKTYKSDWHVVNYKYEDYSGDFRQLPNKVSRPDKLAVHVFEVDEDFDKDEDTASLGSQKGGISKHGWLYKGNMNSAISVTMRSFKRRYFHLTQLGDGSYNLNFYKDEKISKEPKGTIFLDSCMGVVQNNKVRRFAFELKMQDKSTYLLASDSEAEMEDWINTLNKILHSSFEIAMQEKRNGDIHDDDDLAKSDSSSGSSMDSFQSARDIESRLRNETRLKLFTLDPDTQKLDLSGIEPDVKQFEEKFGKRVLVNCNDLSFNLQSCVAENEEGPTTNVEPFYVTLSLFDIQNGRKISSDFHVDLNHPSVRGMVSKHTSQYMNGGGDAHPEGQRLVHGVPEACMQYPKLGVFSVTCPHPDIFLVARVEKVLQGGINHCAEAYMKSSDSTKVAQKVLKNAKWACSRLGQYRMPFAWAARPLFKDASGTLDKSARFSALYRQDSNKLSNDDMLKLLADFRKPEKMAKLPVILGNLDVIIDNVAPDLTNCVTSSYIPVKQFDVNEKSSIFFEVEEFVPCIAKCSQPFTIYNNHLYVYPKHLKYDSQKSFAKARNIAVCIEFKDSDDEEAVSLKCIYGRPGGPLFTKNAFAAVLHHQHNPEFYDEFKIELPTQLHEKHHLLFTFYHVSCESNSKASTKKRDLVETQVGFAWLPLLKDGRVIMNEMQIPVAANLPAGYLSCQEGASKHSSPEVKWVDGGKPLFKVSSHLVSTVYTQDQHLHNFFHHCQIIASEPQMSGGELVKYLKSLHAMESHVMIKFLPTTLNQLFRVLTSATQEDVAVNVTRVMIHIVAQCHEEGLEHYLRSYVKYVFKTEPYTSSSSRSVHEELAKAMTAILKPSTDFLTSNKLLKYSWYFFEALVKSMAQHLIENCKVKLSRNQRFSAAFHHTVETLVNMMMPHITQKYKDNLDAARNANHSLAVFIKRCFNLMDRGFIFKQINNYINCFMPGDPKTLFEFRFEFLRVVCNHEHYVPLNLPMPFGKGRILRFQEESNETPVDLQLDYSLTDDFCKNHFLVGLLLREVGAALQEFREVRQISIQVLKSLMIKHTFDDRYTSKSQQARMATLYLPLFGLLTENVNRLNVKEVAPFPINHSNNNGREDSLFSNALMTPPRSSTFLDTSLHKDLFGAISGTSSPHTSSTPNINSVRHADSRSSLISTDSSNSLLERNNDKGNSLDKNQPASTLGSTLLRCDKLDQAEIKSLLMCFLHVLKSMSEDALFTYWNKASSAELMDFFTLVEVCLHQFRYMGKRYIARAGMMHARLQQLSSLDNSHTFNHTYSHSDADVLNQSLLEANIATEVCLTVLDTLSIFIMGFKTQLCSDHGHSPLMKKVFEVHLCFLRINQSETALKQVFATLRTFIYKFPCTFFEGRADMCAAFCYEILKCCNSKLSSIRSDAAHLLYFLMKSNFDYTGRKSFVRTHLQVVIAVSQLIADVIGIGSTRFQQSLSIINNCANSDKTIKNTAFPSDVKDLTKRIRTVLMATAQMKEHERDPEMLVDLQYSLAKSYASTPELRKTWLDSMARIHVKNGDLSEAAMCYVHVAALVAEYLRRKAMIKQGCSAFRVVTPNIDEEAAMMEDVGMQDVHFNEDVLMELLEECADGLWKAERYELISDIYKLIIPIYEKRRDFEKLAHLYDTLHRAYSKVTEVMHSGKRLLGTYFRVAFFGQQYQFTDTEAEGFFEDEDGKEYIYKEPKFTPLSEVSQRLLKLYSDKFGQENVKMIQDSGRINPKDLDSKYAYIQVTHVTPYLEEKELVDRKTDFEKSHNIRRFVFEMPFTISGKKQGGVEEQCKRRTILTTTHCFPYVKKRIAVMYQHHTDLSPIEVAIDEMSKKVAEIKQLCSSSEVDMIRLQLKLQGSISVQVNAGPLAYARAFLDDSSAKRYPDNKVKQLKEVFRHFVEACGHGLGINERLIKEDQQEYHDEMKANYRDLARELSIIMHEHISPVEDGMKSVLPDSLHIFNAISGTPTTATIQGIPSSSSVV from the exons TGCATTAAGACCTACAAGTCTGACTGGCATGTCGTCAACTACAAGTACGAGGACTATTCTGGAGACTTTCGACAGCTTCCAAA CAAAGTGTCCCGGCCTGATAAACTGGCTGTCCATGTATTTGAAGTGGACGAAGATTTTGACAAAGATGAG GACACGGCCTCCTTAGGATCCCAGAAAGGAGGGATTTCCAAACATGGCTGGCTGTACAAAGGAAACATGAACAGTGCCATCAGTGTCACCATGAGG TCGTTCAAGAGGAGGTATTTCCATTTAACCCAGCTCGGAGATGGCTCTTATAACTTAAACTTCTACAAGGACGAGAAGATCTCCAAAGAGCCCAAAGGAACCATTTTCTTGGACTCATGCATGGGTGTGGTTCAG AACAACAAAGTTCGCCGGTTTGCTTTCGAGCTGAAGATGCAGGATAAAAGCACCTACCTGCTCGCTTCAGACAGCGAGGCAGAGATGGAGGATTGGATCAACACGCTCAATAAAATCTTACACAGCAGCTTTGAGATCGCCATGCAGGAGAAGAGGAATGGAGACATTCATGATG ATGATGATCTTGCAAAGTCAGACAGTTCCTCTGGCAGCAGTATGGACAGCTTTCAG AGCGCAAGAGACATAGAGTCGAGGTTGAGGAACGAGACCAGACTGAAGCTGTTCACTCTGGACCCTGACACGCAG AAACTCGACCTCTCTGGAATAGAGCCGGATGTGAAGCAGTTTGAGGAGAAGTTCGGTAAACGTGTTCTGGTGAACTGCAACGACCTCTCATTCAATCTGCAAAGCTGCGTGGCCGAGAACGAGGAAGGACCAACAACTAAT GTAGAGCCATTCTATGTCACCCTGTCACTGTTCGACATTCAGAATGGCAGAAAGATCTCCTCTGATTTCCATGTGGACTTGAACCACCCATCAGTAAGGGGCATGGTGTCCAAACACACCAGTCAGTATATGAACGGGGGAGGGGATGCCCACCCTGAGGGACAGCGGTTGGTCCACGGGGTGCCAGAGGCATGCATGCAGTATCCAAAACTG GGGGTCTTCTCTGTAACATGCCCCCACCCAGATATCTTCCTGGTGGCCAGAGTAGAGAAGGTCCTTCAGGGTGGAATCAACCACTGTGCCGAGGCATACATGAAGAGTTCTGACTCCACCAAG GTGGCACAGAAGGTCCTGAAAAATGCCAAGTGGGCATGCAGCCGGTTAGGCCAGTACAGGATGCCTTTCGCCTGGGCTGCAAG GCCGTTGTTCAAAGACGCTTCAGGGACGCTGGACAAAAGTGCTCGTTTCTCAGCTCTATACAGACAAGACAGCAACAAGCTATCCAACGACGATATGCTCAAACTGCTGGCTGATTTCAGGAA GCCAGAGAAGATGGCCAAGCTGCCTGTAATCCTCGGAAACCTCGACGTTATTATCGACAATGTAGCCCCAGACTTGACAA ATTGTGTTACCTCATCCTACATTCCTGTGAAGCAGTTTGATGTCAACGAGAAGAGCAGCATCTTCTTTGAAGTGGAGGAGTTTGTGCCGTGTATCGCCAAATGTTCCCAGCCTTTCACCATCTACAACAATCACCTCTATGTCTATCCCAAGCACTTGAAGTACGACAGTCAAAAGTCTTTTGCAAAG gCTAGAAACATAGCTGTCTGCATTGAGTTCAAGGACTCAGACGACGAGGAGGCTGTATCACTGAAG TGCATATATGGTCGACCTGGAGGACCTCTGTTTACCAAAAATGCCTTTGCTGCAGTATTACATCACCAGCACAACCCTGAATTCTACGATGAG tttAAGATTGAGCTGCCAACTCAGCTGCACGAGAAACACCACCTGCTCTTCACCTTCTATCACGTCAGCTGTGAAAGCAACAGCAAGGCCAGCACCAAAAAGAGAGACCTGGTTGAAACTCAAG tgGGATTCGCCTGGCTTCCCCTGCTGAAGGATGGACGGGTGATCATGAACGAGATGCAGATCCCTGTAGCTGCCAATCTGCCCGCTGGATACCTCAGCTGTCAGGAGGGTGCCAGCAAG CATTCAAGTCCTGAAGTCAAGTGGGTGGATGGAGGAAAGCCTTTGTTTAAGGTGTCCTCTCACCTTGTGTCCACAGTCTACACTCAG GATCAACATTTGCACAATTTCTTTCATCACTGTCAAATCATTGCGTCTGAACCCCAAATGTCAGGAGGAGAACTGGTCAAATACctgaag AGTCTGCATGCCATGGAGAGCCATGTAATGATCAAGTTCCTGCCCACCACCCTCAATCAGCTGTTTAGGGTCCTAACCAGTGCCACCCAGGAGGACGTGGCTGTCAACGTCACCAG AGTCATGATTCACATCGTGGCTCAGTGCCATGAGGAGGGGCTGGAGCACTACCTGAGATCATACGTGAAG TATGTGTTTAAGACTGAGCCGTACACGTCGTCCAGCAGCCGATCAGTGCATGAGGAGTTGGCTAAAGCAATGACTGCTATCCTGAAGCCTTCCACTGACTTTCTCACGAGTAACAAACTCCTCAAG TACTCCTGGTATTTCTTTGAAGCTTTAGTCAAGTCCATGGCTCAGCACTTGATTGAGAACTGTAAAGTGAAG CTGTCCAGGAATCAGCGCTTCTCAGCAGCCTTCCATCACACTGTGGAGACTCTGGTCAACATGATGATGCCACACatcacacagaaatacaaagacaacCTGGATGCTGCCAGGAACGCAAACCACAGTCTGGCGGTCTTTATCAAA CGCTGCTTCAACCTGATGGACAGAGGCTTTATATTCAAGCAGATCAACAACTACATCAACTGCTTCATGCCTGGAGACCCAAAg actctgtTTGAGTTCAGGTTCGAGTTCCTGCGTGTTGTGTGTAACCACGAGCACTATGTCCCTTTAAACCTGCCCATGCCGTTTGGGAAGGGAAGGATACTGAGATTTCAAG AGGAGTCAAATGAAACTCCAGTAG ACCTCCAGCTGGATTACTCGCTGACAGATGACTTTTGCAAGAACCACTTCCTGGTCGGGCTGCTGCTCAGGGAGGTCGGCGCAGCTCTGCAGGAGTTCAGGGAGGTCCGTCAGATATCCATCCAAGTGCTGAAGAGTCTGATGATAAAGCACACGTTTGACGACCGCTACACCTCCAAA agtCAGCAGGCCAGGATGGCAACGCTGTACTTGCCCTTGTTTGGTCTGCTCACAGAGAACGTCAACAGGCTGAATGTGAAAGAGGTTGCCCCGTTCCCCATCAACCACTCCAACAAT AATGGAAGAGAAGACTCACTTTTCAGCAACGCGTTGATGACACCTCCCAGGTCCAGCACCTTCCTGGACACCAGCTTGCACAAAGATTTGTTTGGAGCCATCTCCGGCACCT CCTCACCTCACACTTCATCGACCCCCAACATAAACTCTGTGCGCCATGCAGACTCTCGCAGCTCACTCATCAGCACGGATTCTTCCAACAGCCTGCTGGAGAGGAACAACGACAAGGGCAACTCGCTGGACAAG AACCAGCCTGCTTCAACACTGGGCAGCACCCTCCTACGATGTGATAAACTGGACCAGGCAGAGATCAAGAGTCTTCTCATGTGCTTCTTGCATGTGCTCAAAAGCATGTCTGAGG ACGCTCTGTTCACATACTGGAACAAGGCTTCGTCTGCTGAGTTAATGGACTTCTTCACTCTTGTCGA AGTGTGCCTGCATCAGTTCAGATACATGGGGAAGAGATACATCGCAAG GGCGGGAATGATGCATGCCCGCTTACAGCAGCTCAGCAGCCTGGATaactcacacacatttaaccACA CTTACAGTCACTCGGATGCAGACGTGTTGAATCAGTCACTGCTGGAGGCTAACATCGCCACTGAAGTGTGCCTGACTGTCCTGGACACACTGAGCATCTTCATCATGGGATTCAAG ACCCAGCTTTGCTCTGACCACGGCCACAGTCCTCTAATGAAGAAGGTGTTTGAAGTCCACCTCTGCTTTCTGCGCATTAATCAGTCAGAGACGGCCCTCAAACAGGTCTTCGCTACGCTGCGCACATTCATCTACAAG TTCCCCTGCACGTTCTTTGAAGGCCGTGCCGATATGTGTGCTGCTTTCTGCTACGAGATCTTGAAGTGTTGCAACTCAAAGCTGAGCTCCATCCGCAGCGATGCAGCCCATCTGCTCTACTTCCTCATGAAGAGCAACTTTGACTACACGGGTCGCAAGTCATTCGTCCGGACACACTTACAG GTGGTGATTGCTGTCAGTCAGTTAATAGCTGATGTCATCGGTATTGGAAGTACCCGCTTCCAGCAGTCTCTCTCCATAATAAACAACTGTGCCAACAGTGACAAAACTATCAAG AACACAGCCTTCCCCTCAGACGTGAAAGACCTGACCAAACGCATCAGAACAGTGTTGATGGCCACGGCTCAGATGAAGGAGCACGAGAGAGATCCCGAGATGCTGGTGGACCTTCAGTACAGCCTCGCCAAGTCCTACGCCAGCACGCCTGAGCTACGCAAGACCTGGCTAGACAGCATGGCCCGCATCCACGTGAAGAACGGAGACCTGTCAGAG GCGGCCATGTGTTACGTGCACGTTGCAGCACTTGTGGCGGAATACCTGCGAAGAAAAG CGATGATCAAGCAGGGCTGCTCTGCCTTCCGTGTTGTGACTCCAAACATCGATGAAGAGGCAGCAATGATGGAGGACGTCGGCATGCAGGACGTCCATTTCAATGAA GATGTCCTGATGGAGCTTTTGGAGGAGTGTGCAGATGGTCTGTGGAAAGCCGAGCGTTATGAGCTCATCTCTGATATCTACAAGCTCATAATCCCAATTTATGAGAAGCGCAGGGATTTTGAG AAACTGGCCCACCTGTATGACACGCTGCATCGAGCGTACAGCAAAGTGACAGAGGTCATGCACTCAGGAAAGAGACTGCTTGGTACCTACTTCAGAGTGGCTTTCTTTGGCCAG CAGTACCAGTTTACTGACACAGAAGCTGAG gGTTTCTTTGAAGATGAAGATGGGAAGGAGTACATCTACAAAGAACCCAAATTCACCCCTCTGTCGGAGGTATCGCAGAGGCTCCTGAAGCTGTACTCTGACAAGTTTGGACAGGAGAACGTGAAGATGATCCAGGACTCTGGAAGG ATTAACCCCAAAGACCTGGACTCTAAGTATGCGTACATCCAAGTGACACATGTGACCCCTTacctggaggagaaggagctggTGGACAGGAAGACAGACTTCGAGAAGAGCCACAACATCCGACGATTTGTGTTTGAGATGCCTTTCACCATATCGGGCAAAAAACAGGGCGGAGTGGAGGAGCAGTGCAAACGCAGGACTATACTAACCA CAACGCACTGTTTCCCCTACGTGAAGAAACGTATTGCGGTGATGTACCAACACCACACGGACCTGAGCCCCATCGAGGTCGCCATCGATGAGATGAGCAAGAAGGTGGCGGAGATCAAACAGCTCTGCTCCTCCAGTGAGGTGGACATGATACGGCTGCAGCTCAAACTGCAGGGCAGCATCAGCGTCCAG GTAAATGCAGGACCGCTCGCTTATGCTCGAGCTTTTCTGGATGACTCCAGTGCCAAGAGGTATCCTGATAATAAGGTCAAACAGCTGAAAGAGGTCTTCAG GCATTTTGTGGAGGCATGTGGCCACGGCTTAGGCATCAATGAACGGCTGATCAAAGAGGACCAACAAGAGTATCACGACGAGATGAAAGCCAACTATAGAGACCTGGCCAGAGAGCTGTCCATCATCATGCATGAGCAT ATCAGTCCTGTGGAAGATGGCATGAAAAGCGTTCTTCCGGACTCGCTTCACATCTTTAACGCCATCAGTGGCACACCGACCACCGCAACCATCCAGGgcatccccagctcctcctctgtGGTATGA